A genomic segment from Sorangium aterium encodes:
- a CDS encoding AraC family transcriptional regulator — translation MTAAARDGLEAEEVRRAMALPGGLLEKRGARVSIAMVRRVWSALTDHRAAGPLLSLRAARQLPLGSLDILDYLTVASTTGAEAFAHLTRYLPLLADAGRVWTESDGKSFRFRHDAPGGVPSLSELLLGLIVARSRALFGPAYAPRRIHFAHAPLAAASMYEEVLGVPVRFGGRFDEIVFDRAIAEAPIASQDPRLMSILVVQAEEALSLLDVRERITHDTEFVSAFRHALALALDAGDPGLARIGERFGMSARTLQRRLAAAHVSHRELLQELRLERARRALGAAQPKVVSHELGYSSPSAFHRAFKRWTGLTPGAVAEGAASPPVGRGGTSMCDTGEHRRGPPSNHTPSREGTPCQNGESQPAPRERMAREDETVMASRRGAARR, via the coding sequence GTGACAGCGGCAGCACGAGACGGGCTCGAGGCCGAGGAGGTTCGGCGTGCGATGGCCCTCCCTGGCGGTCTTCTGGAGAAGCGGGGCGCTCGCGTGTCCATCGCCATGGTCCGCCGCGTGTGGAGCGCGCTCACCGACCACCGGGCGGCTGGTCCTCTCCTGAGCCTCCGCGCTGCCCGGCAGCTCCCCCTGGGGAGCCTCGACATCCTGGATTACCTCACGGTGGCGAGCACGACCGGCGCGGAGGCGTTCGCGCACCTGACGCGGTATCTGCCGCTGCTCGCCGATGCCGGTCGCGTCTGGACCGAATCCGACGGGAAGAGCTTCCGATTCCGTCACGACGCTCCCGGCGGCGTCCCCTCGCTCTCGGAGCTGCTGCTCGGGCTGATCGTCGCGCGCTCCCGGGCGCTGTTCGGTCCGGCCTATGCGCCGCGCCGGATCCATTTCGCGCACGCGCCCCTGGCCGCGGCGAGCATGTATGAAGAGGTCCTCGGCGTCCCGGTGCGTTTCGGAGGCCGCTTTGACGAGATCGTCTTCGATCGCGCCATCGCTGAAGCGCCGATCGCCAGCCAGGATCCGCGGCTCATGAGCATCCTTGTCGTGCAGGCGGAGGAGGCGCTCTCTCTCCTCGACGTCCGCGAGCGCATCACGCATGACACCGAGTTCGTCTCTGCCTTCCGGCACGCCCTGGCGCTGGCGCTCGACGCGGGTGACCCCGGCCTGGCGCGCATCGGCGAGCGCTTCGGGATGAGCGCGCGGACGCTGCAGCGCCGCCTGGCCGCGGCGCACGTCAGCCACCGCGAGCTCTTGCAGGAGCTGCGGCTGGAGCGGGCGCGGCGGGCGCTGGGCGCCGCCCAGCCCAAGGTCGTGTCTCACGAGCTCGGCTATTCGAGCCCGAGCGCCTTCCACCGCGCGTTCAAGCGGTGGACGGGGCTGACCCCCGGCGCCGTGGCCGAGGGCGCCGCCTCGCCGCCGGTGGGACGTGGCGGCACGTCCATGTGCGACACAGGCGAGCATCGCCGCGGCCCACCGTCCAATCACACGCCTTCACGTGAAGGAACGCCTTGTCAGAATGGCGAATCGCAGCCCGCTCCACGAGAGCGCATGGCGCGCGAGGACGAGACCGTGATGGCCTCGCGGCGCGGCGCGGCGCGTAGGTAA
- a CDS encoding 2OG-Fe(II)-dependent halogenase WelO5 family protein: protein MKPAVMVSNLLNQEGLVALMGGEVVALRVPNFYPEDICIQVAARMRRSDMYGNYVNAPEIARVGQAFFESVASARLRRIYYARAVEWIREMRLFCEPYLSPIDKLRLVLDEIWPSGSRLGTLQGKKMFVGLARFFGAGVGAEPHQDVLAWDAPGVEEAESVEGQLAANIYLMMPQGGGDLLIWPMTLSREEYERAGISGSYGVHGSMLAHDPVRISPRTGELILFNSNLVHAVEKARQGERVTWSCFVASQGVDHTLMMWS from the coding sequence ATGAAACCCGCGGTAATGGTCTCGAATTTGCTGAATCAAGAAGGGCTCGTCGCGTTGATGGGGGGCGAGGTCGTTGCGCTGCGCGTCCCGAATTTCTATCCGGAGGATATCTGTATCCAGGTTGCTGCCCGGATGCGAAGATCTGATATGTATGGGAACTATGTGAACGCACCTGAGATCGCCCGCGTCGGTCAAGCGTTCTTTGAGTCTGTTGCGTCAGCGCGGCTTCGGAGGATTTACTACGCAAGGGCCGTCGAATGGATTCGTGAGATGCGGCTGTTCTGCGAGCCGTACCTCAGCCCGATCGATAAGCTTCGCCTCGTTCTCGACGAGATCTGGCCAAGTGGCTCGAGGCTTGGAACCCTGCAAGGAAAGAAGATGTTCGTCGGGTTGGCTCGCTTCTTCGGCGCAGGCGTGGGCGCCGAGCCGCATCAGGACGTCCTCGCCTGGGACGCGCCGGGAGTTGAAGAGGCTGAAAGTGTCGAGGGGCAATTGGCGGCGAATATCTACCTCATGATGCCTCAGGGCGGTGGTGACTTGCTGATCTGGCCGATGACGCTGTCCCGTGAGGAGTACGAGCGTGCGGGAATCTCGGGAAGCTACGGGGTTCATGGATCGATGTTGGCACACGATCCCGTCCGCATCTCTCCCAGGACGGGAGAGCTTATCCTGTTCAACTCGAACCTCGTCCATGCGGTCGAAAAAGCGCGCCAGGGCGAGCGCGTTACCTGGTCCTGCTTCGTGGCGAGCCAGGGGGTCGA